From Psychrobacillus sp. FSL K6-2836, a single genomic window includes:
- the cmk gene encoding (d)CMP kinase, with translation MKKQIQIAIDGPAAAGKSTIAKKTAELLGYTYVDTGAMYRAITYKALQENIDLQDEVKLTNLLKETLIELKPSPAGQLIFLDNVAVTEEIRSKEVTASVSAVAAHATLREEMVKRQMEMGESGSIVMDGRDIGTHVLKDAELKIFMSASVEERAKRRYLDNQNRGIETNLEELKQEITLRDKLDSERQASPLVQADDAIFIDTTLLTVDEVSEKIMHLAKERMS, from the coding sequence TTGAAAAAACAAATACAAATAGCCATAGATGGCCCGGCAGCAGCAGGCAAAAGTACGATTGCTAAAAAAACCGCAGAGTTACTAGGATATACATATGTAGACACAGGTGCTATGTACCGTGCAATCACGTATAAAGCACTACAAGAGAACATAGATTTGCAAGACGAAGTTAAATTAACAAACTTATTAAAGGAAACTTTAATAGAATTAAAACCTTCTCCAGCTGGCCAATTGATATTTCTTGATAATGTGGCTGTCACCGAAGAAATTCGTTCAAAAGAGGTTACAGCATCTGTTTCAGCAGTTGCTGCACATGCAACATTACGCGAAGAAATGGTTAAAAGACAGATGGAAATGGGTGAAAGTGGAAGTATCGTAATGGATGGTAGAGATATCGGTACCCATGTATTAAAGGACGCTGAGTTGAAAATTTTTATGAGTGCCAGTGTGGAAGAAAGAGCAAAAAGAAGATATTTAGATAACCAAAATAGAGGAATAGAAACAAACCTTGAAGAACTTAAACAAGAGATCACTCTGAGAGATAAGTTAGATAGTGAGCGGCAAGCTTCACCATTAGTACAGGCAGATGATGCAATTTTTATTGATACCACTTTATTAACGGTTGATGAAGTATCGGAAAAAATTATGCATCTTGCAAAAGAAAGGATGTCTTAA
- a CDS encoding PepSY1/2 domain-containing protein codes for MKKTIWVIVSSVAVIFLMYHFSVQSQNKRLENALAVQYSNQLTSASEKLTKLTESVDQTMLFTDKEALDQPLEDVWRISSDIRNSISALPISNETSTVWMNYLNRLGNGAAQVKNGKVPIEEWQKNMVSARENLQALSDQWAFTNKDGGNKDYIVTAFVQNKLDKSGEKNWKSLGNSVKAYTESDFPMTASETDQQKKRDLQHIQDTEITSDEAQERFIKLFPEFKDAKIHITESSEDAPYPFYHIKFHEGIRIGYADLTKKGGHILSFLLERPFDKTTITVQQMKDKSAEYMKTLGFSDTEMVEYRENSVAWHLSFARRDESNDALIYADGLQLKIAKDNGELLGLNAMEYIQKEKIDKQEIIPLDKAELFSNNFFVEEERLAYVENKQLQQRLAYQILARNDSIGTYKIYIDTENHEVLHADKLP; via the coding sequence ATGAAAAAAACTATATGGGTAATCGTGTCTTCCGTTGCAGTAATCTTTCTTATGTATCATTTCTCTGTTCAGTCTCAAAATAAACGACTAGAAAATGCATTAGCAGTACAATACTCCAATCAGTTGACCTCGGCATCTGAAAAATTGACTAAGCTAACAGAGTCCGTTGATCAGACAATGCTATTTACGGATAAGGAAGCTTTAGATCAGCCTTTAGAAGATGTATGGAGAATTTCCTCGGATATAAGAAATTCTATAAGTGCATTGCCAATTAGTAACGAAACATCTACAGTATGGATGAATTATTTAAACAGACTAGGCAACGGTGCTGCGCAGGTAAAAAATGGCAAGGTGCCAATTGAGGAATGGCAAAAGAACATGGTCAGTGCAAGAGAAAACTTGCAAGCACTTTCAGATCAGTGGGCATTTACGAACAAAGATGGTGGGAACAAAGATTATATCGTAACAGCGTTTGTTCAAAATAAATTAGATAAAAGCGGCGAGAAGAATTGGAAGTCACTAGGTAATTCTGTAAAGGCGTATACAGAAAGCGACTTCCCAATGACTGCAAGTGAAACAGATCAACAAAAGAAAAGGGATTTACAGCATATTCAGGACACCGAAATTACTTCAGATGAGGCTCAGGAACGGTTTATTAAATTGTTTCCAGAGTTTAAGGATGCAAAAATACACATAACGGAAAGTTCTGAAGATGCTCCTTATCCTTTTTACCATATTAAATTCCATGAAGGTATTCGAATAGGTTATGCAGATTTAACTAAAAAGGGTGGACATATACTGTCATTTTTACTGGAAAGACCTTTTGACAAAACGACTATAACAGTACAGCAGATGAAAGATAAGTCTGCCGAATATATGAAAACATTAGGTTTTTCGGACACAGAGATGGTAGAATATCGTGAAAATTCAGTGGCTTGGCATTTATCATTTGCGAGAAGAGACGAGAGTAATGATGCATTAATATATGCGGATGGTCTACAATTAAAAATTGCGAAGGATAATGGTGAATTACTCGGTTTAAATGCAATGGAATATATTCAAAAAGAAAAAATTGATAAGCAAGAAATAATACCATTAGATAAAGCGGAACTCTTTTCAAATAACTTTTTTGTAGAAGAAGAGCGCTTAGCATATGTGGAAAACAAACAACTTCAACAACGATTGGCCTATCAGATATTAGCTAGGAATGATTCTATTGGCACATACAAAATTTATATAGATACCGAAAACCATGAAGTTTTACATGCGGATAAACTACCATAG
- the der gene encoding ribosome biogenesis GTPase Der: protein MTKPVVAIVGRPNVGKSTIFNRIVGERVSIVEDIPGITRDRIYSSADWLTHEFNIIDTGGIELSDEPFLEQIKQQAEIAMDEADVIIFLTNGREGITAADEYVAKILYKTKKPIVLAVNKIDNPDMRDLLYDFYALGLGEPFPISGSHGLGLGDLLDEVAKNFPDIEDIEYGEEVIKFSLIGRPNVGKSSLINAFLGHDRVIVSDIAGTTRDAIDTEYSFDGQEYVMIDTAGMRKKGKVYETTEKYSVLRALKAIERSDVVLVVLNAEEGIQEQDKKIAGYAHEAGKAVIIVMNKWDAIEKDDKTMNVMTKKIRDHFQFLDYAPIVFVSAKTKQRVHALLPVINKVSENHAMRVQSSVLNEVIEDSVARNPAPTDKGKRLRIYYATQVAIKPPTFVVFVNEPEMMHFSYERFLENRIRESFDFEGTPIRIITRART from the coding sequence ATGACAAAACCAGTAGTAGCAATCGTTGGTAGGCCAAATGTCGGCAAATCGACTATATTTAATCGAATCGTAGGAGAACGCGTATCCATCGTGGAAGATATTCCAGGGATTACACGTGATCGTATATATAGTTCTGCCGATTGGTTGACACATGAATTCAATATTATCGATACAGGAGGTATTGAACTAAGCGACGAGCCGTTTTTAGAACAGATTAAGCAACAAGCTGAAATAGCAATGGATGAAGCAGATGTTATCATTTTCTTAACGAATGGTCGAGAAGGAATTACAGCAGCAGACGAATATGTTGCCAAAATTTTATATAAAACAAAAAAACCAATCGTACTAGCCGTTAATAAAATCGATAATCCTGATATGCGTGACTTACTCTATGACTTTTATGCTTTAGGATTAGGTGAACCTTTCCCAATCTCAGGCTCTCATGGACTTGGATTAGGAGATTTGCTAGATGAGGTAGCGAAGAATTTCCCAGACATAGAGGATATAGAATATGGAGAAGAAGTTATTAAGTTTTCTCTAATCGGACGTCCAAATGTAGGGAAATCTTCTTTGATCAACGCATTTTTAGGTCATGATCGTGTAATCGTAAGTGATATCGCTGGAACAACAAGAGATGCGATTGATACGGAATACTCTTTTGATGGTCAGGAGTACGTAATGATTGATACAGCAGGTATGCGTAAAAAAGGGAAAGTGTATGAAACGACAGAGAAATACAGTGTATTACGTGCTTTAAAGGCGATCGAACGTTCTGACGTTGTTTTAGTTGTTCTGAATGCAGAAGAAGGTATTCAAGAGCAAGATAAAAAAATTGCAGGCTACGCGCATGAGGCAGGTAAAGCAGTTATTATCGTCATGAACAAATGGGATGCAATTGAAAAAGATGATAAAACAATGAATGTGATGACGAAGAAAATTAGAGATCATTTCCAGTTTCTGGATTATGCACCGATTGTTTTCGTATCCGCTAAAACAAAGCAACGTGTTCATGCGCTTCTACCAGTTATTAATAAAGTAAGTGAAAACCATGCAATGCGAGTTCAGTCTTCTGTATTGAATGAGGTAATTGAAGATTCTGTTGCAAGAAATCCAGCTCCAACTGATAAGGGGAAAAGACTGCGTATTTACTATGCAACTCAAGTGGCTATCAAACCGCCAACTTTCGTTGTGTTTGTTAATGAGCCAGAGATGATGCATTTTTCTTATGAAAGATTTTTAGAAAATCGTATTAGAGAGTCCTTTGACTTTGAAGGAACTCCAATCCGGATTATCACACGAGCAAGAACTTAA
- a CDS encoding flagellar brake protein translates to MKIKLGTQLTLEPTFTDKTEKYRCKVVDLDNQFIYIDYPMDTISNRTVFLMDGMQLRATFVEDTKAVYAFQTEVLGKKSKQIPMVKLALPAVSEFLRIQRRDFVRVSTSIDISVQFDEERYQFVTDDISAGGTAVILNKPVNFKAGDEVSLLIPLLFNNGDIKYVTTLAQVIRIWEKGSLTIASLHFTDTDDLDKQQIVRFCFERQLLIRKKTMS, encoded by the coding sequence ATGAAAATCAAACTTGGTACGCAATTAACGTTAGAGCCAACCTTTACTGATAAAACAGAAAAATATCGATGTAAAGTGGTCGATTTAGACAATCAATTTATTTATATCGATTATCCGATGGATACAATTTCCAATAGAACAGTTTTTTTAATGGACGGGATGCAGCTAAGAGCAACTTTTGTGGAAGATACAAAGGCGGTTTATGCATTTCAAACAGAGGTATTGGGAAAAAAATCAAAACAAATACCAATGGTCAAGCTTGCGCTTCCAGCGGTATCTGAATTTTTACGTATACAACGTAGAGATTTTGTTCGCGTTAGTACTTCTATAGATATTTCTGTACAATTCGATGAGGAAAGATATCAATTTGTTACAGATGATATAAGTGCTGGCGGAACGGCTGTTATCTTAAACAAACCAGTAAACTTTAAAGCTGGAGATGAAGTATCATTACTAATTCCCCTGTTGTTTAATAATGGAGATATTAAATATGTTACAACTCTAGCGCAAGTAATTAGGATTTGGGAAAAAGGTTCACTTACTATTGCATCTTTGCATTTTACAGATACGGATGACCTAGATAAACAGCAAATTGTACGATTTTGTTTTGAACGTCAACTATTGATTCGAAAGAAAACAATGAGTTAA
- the sleB gene encoding spore cortex-lytic enzyme: MLSKKERCRLKQIKYILISLLFCTISFSLIHEQPTTQAFSAQVLERGAYGDDVIELQARLQYIGFYKSEIDGKFGYSTYWALRSFQEKYGLPIDGLLGEATKKKLVGVSDYNKEFVHEQINKGNSFTHYGGVDLDKQVKNQKAESTNMQLPPQYSEKDLKLIANAVYGEARGEPYEGQVAVAAVILNRVEHADFPNTVSEVIFQPLAFTAVADGQIWLEPNERAKEAVLDALNGWDPTENAIYYFNPETATSEWIWSRPQIKKIGQHIFCA, from the coding sequence ATGCTAAGTAAAAAGGAGAGATGTCGTTTGAAACAAATAAAATACATCCTGATTAGTTTGCTTTTTTGTACGATTAGTTTTTCTTTAATCCATGAGCAACCAACTACCCAGGCTTTCTCTGCTCAAGTATTAGAACGAGGTGCTTATGGGGACGACGTTATCGAACTCCAAGCGAGACTACAGTATATCGGATTTTATAAGAGTGAGATAGATGGTAAATTTGGTTATAGTACCTACTGGGCATTGAGGAGTTTCCAGGAAAAGTATGGACTCCCGATCGACGGCCTACTAGGAGAAGCCACCAAGAAAAAATTAGTTGGTGTTTCTGATTATAATAAAGAATTTGTTCACGAGCAGATTAATAAAGGGAATAGTTTTACGCATTATGGTGGGGTGGATTTAGATAAGCAAGTAAAAAACCAAAAAGCAGAGAGTACAAATATGCAACTACCCCCGCAATATTCGGAAAAAGATTTAAAACTGATCGCTAATGCTGTATATGGTGAAGCACGTGGTGAGCCTTACGAAGGGCAGGTTGCTGTAGCGGCAGTAATTTTAAACCGAGTCGAACATGCGGACTTTCCAAATACGGTTTCGGAAGTAATTTTTCAGCCATTAGCTTTTACAGCTGTCGCGGATGGGCAAATATGGCTAGAACCAAATGAACGTGCAAAGGAAGCCGTGCTAGATGCACTTAATGGCTGGGATCCAACTGAAAATGCCATTTATTATTTCAATCCTGAAACTGCGACAAGTGAATGGATTTGGAGTCGACCGCAAATTAAAAAAATTGGACAGCATATTTTCTGTGCATAA
- a CDS encoding lysophospholipid acyltransferase family protein has product MNLYSFAKTVVFSALKPIYRFDVIGTENFPKDGGILLCSNHINALDPPVVGILAPRPVHFMAKAELFNIPLLKGILPGVNAFPVKRGLSDRDALRTAIKLLKEGEVVGLFPEGTRSKDGTLGKGFSGAGFFALRGEANVVPCAIIGPYKPFKKLKVVYGEPIDIKPYRERKASADEVTDMIMENIAKLLKEHKSK; this is encoded by the coding sequence TTGAATCTTTACTCCTTTGCAAAGACGGTTGTTTTTTCAGCGTTAAAACCAATTTATAGATTTGACGTTATTGGAACGGAAAATTTTCCAAAAGATGGTGGGATTTTGTTATGCTCTAATCACATCAATGCTTTAGATCCACCAGTGGTTGGGATACTTGCTCCGAGACCAGTACATTTTATGGCAAAAGCTGAATTATTTAATATCCCACTATTGAAAGGGATTTTACCTGGAGTGAATGCATTCCCAGTGAAAAGAGGACTGAGCGACCGGGATGCTCTTCGAACAGCTATTAAGCTTTTAAAAGAGGGAGAAGTGGTTGGGTTATTCCCTGAAGGGACTAGAAGTAAGGATGGCACGCTTGGAAAAGGATTTAGTGGGGCGGGATTCTTTGCGTTACGTGGAGAAGCAAATGTTGTCCCATGCGCTATAATAGGACCTTATAAACCTTTTAAAAAGTTAAAAGTAGTATACGGCGAGCCAATTGATATTAAACCTTACCGTGAAAGAAAGGCTTCAGCAGATGAAGTTACAGATATGATAATGGAGAATATTGCCAAATTACTTAAAGAGCATAAATCGAAATAA
- the rpsA gene encoding 30S ribosomal protein S1, protein MSEEMNLNDTNEFKEGELVKATVAQVDEKSIIVTIEGAPFDGIVPISELSSLHIEKASDSVSIGDELELMITKVEEANFVLSKRRVDAEKAWEKLEKQFQSGEIIETEVKEVVKGGLVVDLGVRGFIPASLIEDHFVESFEDYKGKVITFKIVELEKDKNRLILSHKAVVEDEKSVSKQQTFESIKSGDVLTGTVQRLASFGAFVDIGGVDGLVHISQISYEHLENVADVLTEGQEVKVKVLSIDRDAERISLSIKDTLPGPWAEVEEKASKGAILTGKVKRLVSYGAFVEVFPGVEGLVHISQIAHKHISNPQEVLREGEEVQVKVIEVNSAEKRLSLSIKELVENEDRYNIEDYQMPEESRGFSISDVLGDKLKGFSNNN, encoded by the coding sequence ATGTCAGAAGAAATGAACTTAAACGACACGAATGAGTTTAAAGAGGGTGAACTAGTAAAAGCAACGGTTGCACAAGTAGATGAAAAATCTATTATCGTAACAATTGAAGGAGCACCTTTTGATGGAATAGTTCCTATAAGTGAACTATCTAGCTTGCATATTGAAAAAGCATCCGACTCCGTTTCCATCGGTGACGAATTGGAATTAATGATTACTAAAGTGGAAGAAGCTAACTTTGTCCTTTCTAAAAGAAGAGTGGATGCGGAAAAAGCTTGGGAGAAGTTAGAAAAACAATTCCAATCTGGAGAAATAATCGAAACTGAAGTAAAAGAAGTAGTTAAAGGCGGACTAGTAGTAGATTTAGGTGTCCGTGGTTTCATCCCTGCGTCATTGATAGAGGATCATTTTGTAGAATCCTTTGAAGACTATAAAGGGAAGGTAATAACCTTTAAAATAGTAGAGCTCGAAAAAGATAAAAATAGACTGATTCTTTCTCACAAAGCAGTAGTAGAAGATGAAAAATCTGTTAGTAAGCAACAAACATTTGAATCCATTAAAAGTGGTGACGTGTTGACCGGTACAGTACAACGATTAGCTTCGTTCGGTGCATTTGTCGATATTGGCGGAGTTGATGGACTTGTTCATATTTCACAAATTTCGTACGAGCATTTAGAAAATGTTGCGGACGTTTTAACGGAAGGCCAAGAAGTCAAAGTAAAAGTTTTATCAATCGATCGTGATGCAGAAAGAATTTCTTTATCTATTAAGGATACACTTCCTGGACCATGGGCAGAGGTTGAAGAAAAAGCATCAAAAGGAGCAATACTAACTGGGAAAGTAAAACGCCTTGTTTCTTACGGTGCGTTTGTAGAAGTATTCCCTGGAGTAGAGGGACTTGTGCATATTTCTCAAATTGCGCATAAGCATATTAGTAATCCACAAGAGGTCTTAAGAGAGGGCGAAGAAGTACAAGTTAAAGTAATAGAAGTTAACAGTGCTGAAAAGCGTCTATCTTTAAGCATCAAAGAATTAGTTGAAAATGAAGATCGTTATAATATAGAAGATTATCAAATGCCTGAAGAGTCAAGAGGATTTTCTATAAGTGATGTACTCGGTGACAAGCTGAAAGGCTTCTCAAATAATAACTAA